GATGATCGGCACGGGCGCCCGGTCTGGAACGTCTCCGATACAGCGGATTCAAACGATTCGATCTCAACAGGCTGTCCAGGCGCCGCGCTTGCCCACGAATGAAACGACGGCGATGGCAATACCGAACCATTCTGATGTCTACTAACATTAATTCAGCCATGACTAATACTGTTTCCAGTTTCTCCACCCGTGCGCTGTTGCAGGCGCTGCTGTTATTCACGCTTGCGCTGGCGCCGCTCACGGCGCGCGCGCAACTCACCATCGAGATCGTCGGCGGGGGTGTCACCCAAATACCCGTTGCCATCGTGCCTTTCGCTGGCGAACAAGCCCTGCCGCAAAGTATCACCGAAGTCGTCGCCGCGGATTTGCTGCGCAGCGGGCTGTTCAAGACAGTGCCTGTTTCCGGTGTCACGCCGTTGCCCGCGCAACCGCAGGACATCAACTTCCAGGAATGGCAAGGGCGCGGCGCCGATGCGGTTGTGATCGGCGGTGTTAGTCCGAGGGGCGACGGCAAGTTCGAGGTGCGATTCCACTTGATGGATGCGTTGAAGCACAACCAGCTCGCGGCCTTTACTTACACGATCCCGCCGACGCAGGCGCGCCTGACCGCGCATCGCATCGCCGACGTGATTTACGAAAAGTTGACCGGCGATCAGGGCGTATTCAGCACCAAGATAGCCTACGTTTCCAAGCAAGACGGCAAATATCGCCTGCAGGTGGCCGACGCCGACGGCTTCGGTGCGGAGACGGTCGTCACCTCCAATGAACCACTGATATCCGCTTCGTGGTCGCCCGACGGCACGCGGCTCGCATACGTATCGTTCGAGCGCAAGAAGCCGATTATTTTCCTGCAGTCGCTATTGACCGGGAAGCGTTCGGTACTCGCCAATTTCAAGGGCATCAATAGCGCACCGTCGTGGTCTCCCGACGGCAGAAAGCTGGCGATCGTCTTGACCAAGGACGGCAACTCGCAACTCTATTCCATCGATCCGGATGGCAGCGGCTTGCAGCGCCTGACCAGCAGTTCGGGAATCGATACCGAGCCTTCCTGGTCACCTGACGGGCGCAGTATTATCTTCACATCCGATCGCGGTGGCAGCCCGCAGATTTACCGGATGCCGGCCGGCGGCGGCCCGGCCGAACGGCTGACGTTCGAGGGCAACTACAATGTTTCCCCGCATTTCAGCCCGGATGGCCGCAGCTTTGCCTTTGTTCAGCGCAACGAGGGTCGCTTCAACATCGCTGTCCAGGATTTGACCAGCCGGCAGTCGCAACTCCTGACGGAAACGCGTCTCGACGAGTCGCCAAGCTTCGCGCCAAATGGAAAGATTCTGCTCTATGCCTCAGAAGTAAATGGGCGTGGTATATTGGCGGCGGTTTCGAGCGACGGTCGCGTCAAGCAGCGGCTGACGATCGAATCGGGCGATGTACGGGAACCTGCATGGGGACCGTTTTTAAGAAATAAGTAAAGGAGACAGAGGCATGAAGAATCTGCTAGTCAGCACGCTGCTCGTGGGTATGCTTGGCGCCTGCGCAAGCCAGGATGTCAAAGAAGAACCAAAAGCGCCGATCGACGATCGCACTGCTGCAACGCAAGGGGCAACCGATCCAGGCGCCAGTCAAACGCAGCCGTCAGAGCAGGATAAGCTCGATTCCCGTGCGCTCGGCGCGAATGCGTTGAAAGATCCAAACAGCCCCCTCTCCAAACGCACCATTTATTACGAATTCGACAGCGCGGCGATCAAGGATGAGTTTCGCCCGCTGATTCAGGCGCACGCCAAGTACCTGGCCGACCAGCGAAGCGCGCGCATGACCGTGCACGGTCATACCGATGAACGCGGCAGCCGCGAATACAACCTCGCGCTCGGACAGCGCCGCGCCGAAGGCGTGAAAAAGGCGATGTCGGTGCTTGGCGCATCGGACAATCAGATCGATACGGTCAGCTACGGCGAAGAACAAGCAGCGGTGACCGGCAGCGATGAATCCTCCTGGGCCAAGAATCGCCGTGCGGCAATTATTTATCAGGGCGAGTAGCAGCCAGGAAAGAATATTCAAGCGCGCCAGTATCGCTGTCGCGTTATTTGGCGCGCTCGGCATGCTGGCTTGCAATCCGTCAGCCGCCGCCCTGTTCAGCGATGACGAAGCGCGCCAGGCGCTGAACGAGCAGGCGAAGCAGTTGGTCAAGCTGCAAACCGAGAAACAGGCGCTCGAAGCGCGCGTCCTGAAACTCGAAGAAATCCTGCGCAGTCAGGGCTTGCTCGATCTGCTCACGCAAATCGATGCGCTGAATGCCGAGATCAGCAAGCTGCGCGGCCAAACCGAAGTCCATGGTTATAGTCTCGACGCAGCGCAGAAGCGCCAGAAAGACTTTTATGTCGATCTGGATTCGCGCTTGCGCAGGCTCGAGCAACAGGCCGCAGGCGGCGGATCGGAAGCGCCCGGAGCGGCGTCCAGTCCTCGTTCCGATGGGCCTCCTTCGGAAGATGACGCGGCCACTCCGGGAAGGGATGCGCCCGCTGATAAGAGCTCTTCTGGAAAAAGCGGCGCGGCAGGATTGGCTTTTTCGTCGGGTGCCGCAGTAGCCGATAGCAGTCGTGCTTCCAGCAGTGCTGGCAGCACGACTGGGCAGCCCGCCAAGCCGCCCGGCGATTCACCGACTGCGGCGGGAGACCGGTCAGCGGACGGGGCCGCGGCAGATTCGGGAAAGACGTCCGAGGCGAGCGTTTATGACAACGCGTACGCCCTGTTCAAGCGCGGCGATTACGCGGGCGCCGTCGGCGGATTCCAGAATTTTTTGCGCTTGCATCCGAACTCTCCGCTTGCCCCGAACGCGCAGTACTGGATCGGCAATGCACAGTTCGCCCAGCGCGATTTCGCGGGCGCCATCGCCAGCCAGAAAAAGCTGCTCGCAAACTATCCGCGCAGCCAGAAAGCAGCCGACGCAATGTTGAACATCGCCAATGCGCAAGCGGAGATGGGCGATGCCGCTGCCGCCAAAACGACTCTGCAGGACGTAATCGGCAGTTATCCCTCGAGCGAGGCCGGCGCAAAAGCCAAACGCCGTCTGAGCTCGCTGAAATAAGCTTGCAGCATGGAGGCGCTGGAAAAATTCCACCCCCTGGAAGCAGCGTTTCATTCCGATGCGCGTTCCCTGTTGTCGTTACCCCTGCGCATCACCGAAATTTTTCATTCCCTGCAAGGCGAAACCAGCCGGACAGGTCTGCCGACGGTTTTTATCCGCCTGACTGGTTGCCCGCTACGCTGCGCCTGGTGCGATACCGAATATGCGTTTTATGGTGGCGAAACCCTGCCCATCTCGGCCGTTCTTGAACAAATCCGCTCGCATCAAACGCACTTCATAACGGTTACCGGCGGCGAACCGCTGGCGCAGAAAAATTGCCTGCCGTTGTTGCGCGTTTTGAGCGATGAAGGTTATTCGATATCGCTCGAAACCAGCGGCGCACTGGACATTGCAGCGGTGGACGCCAGGGTTTCGAAGATCGTCGACATCAAGACACCGGGCTCTGGCGAGTGTGCAAAAAATCGCTGGGACAACCTCGCCCACCTCAATCGGCATGACGAGATCAAATTCGTATTGAGTGATGAGGCGGACTACGCATGGGCGAGGCAGATTTTGCGTGAGCGCGCGCTTGCCGATATCTGCCCCGTGCTATTTGCTCCCGTCTGGAAAACCCTCGCTCCCGCTACCCTGGCTGAATGGATCCTTCACGATCGCTTGCCGGTTCGCATGCAATTGCAATTGCACAAGATACTGTGGGGCGAAAAGCGCGGCGTTTGATCGCGGTTGCGAGCTGAGGCGCGGACGTAAACCGCCCCGCCGACAAAAATCGTCTTACCTATCCGATACAAAATCCCTTTTCGTTCGGTATGAAAAAAGCCGTCGTCCTGCTGTCGGGCGGGCTCGATTCCGCGGTGACGCTGGCGATCGCACGCCGCGACGGTTACCAATGCTTCGCCCTGAGCGTCGATTATGGTCAACGGCATCGCGCCGAACTGACGGCCGCCGCCAACATCGCGCGCAGCCTGGGCGCGCATGAGCATCGTCTCGCTCGCCTCGATTTGAGTATGTTTGGTGGCTCCGCGCTGACCGATCCGGCCATTGCGGTGCCAAGCGCGTCCGAGAAGAGTGCTGCTGCCGGTATTCCGCTCACCTACGTGCCGGCTCGCAACACGATTTTCTTGTCGCTCGCACTCGCGTGGGCCGAAGTTTTGCACAGCGAGGCCATTTTTATCGGCGCCAACGCAATCGATTACTCGGGCTATCCCGATTGCCGGCCCGAATTCATCGCCGCCTTCCAGGCGATGGCGAAGCTTGCGACCAAGGCAGCGGTCGAAGGGTGCCCGACGATCATATACACCCCTCTCATCGCGTTGACCAAGGCGCAGATCGTTCTTCAGGGATTAGCGCTTGGTGTCGATTTCAGCGAGACGGTTTCTTGCTACCAGGCCGATTTGCGAGGGCTGGCTTGCGGAATTTGCGACGCATGCCGACTGCGCCGCGCCGGCTTCGCCGCTGCCGCTATCGCTGATCCGACGCGATATATTGTGTCCCTCGTGGAATGAACCATGCCGCTCGCTGACGCAACCGGCCCGGAGATTTCCGCTGGGCGCGAATGCCGAAACATCGGGCGCCGCAGTTCATTCGCATTGAACGGCCATGACGCCGGCGGTATAATCCGCGTCTTCGTTTTGCGTTTTATGGGTCGTTAGCTCAGCTGGTAGAGCAGCGGACTTTTAATCCGTTGGTCGGCGGTTCGAGCCCGCCACGGCCTACCAAAAATCAAGAAGTTACCGAATTCAGTTACTCGCTGTCTAGCGATCTGTCTGGCAAAATGTCCTAGCGTCGGTGTTTCTTCAACTCATCTGCGCTTGACGTACGCATCCGTCATCGCTCCGATTTTCAACATCGCTGAAAAACCTCGAATATTCGGTCGTAGACTGTTCGACTCACCATCTGCCTGCTCGCACCGCGACGATCAGTGATCCATGAACCGCGTGACGATTACCCGTCCGGACGACTGGCATCTGCATCTGCGCGATGGCTCGGCAATGGCTTCGGTGCTCCCCGCTACGGCCGCCCGCTTCGCACGCGCCATTGTCATGCCGAATCTGGCGCCGCCGATCACGACGACCGATCTTGCGCTGGCGTATCGAAGCCGCATTCTTGCCGCGCTGCCTGGCGGGGTTTCGTTCGAGCCCCTGATGACGCTTTATTTGACCGACACGACATCCGCCGCCGAAATCGGCGAGGCGAAACGAAGCGGAGTCGTGCACGGTATCAAGCTCTATCCGCGGGGTGCTACGACCAATTCGGCTTCCGGCGTGGCCGCAATCGAAAATTGCCGCGAGGCGCTTGCCGCGATGGAACAGCATGATTTGCCTTTGCTCGTGCACGGCGAGGTCGATGATCCCGACGTCGATGTTTTCGATCGCGAAAGCGTTTTTCTCGATCGGGTGCTGGCGCCCCTTCTGCGGCGCTATCCAGAATTGCGCGTCGTGCTCGAGCATCTGACGACCGCGGACGCCGTCGAATTCATCGAGCAAGCGCGCTCTGGAGTCGCGGCAACGATCACCGCGCATCATCTGCTGCTGAATCGAAACGCGCTGTTCAGCGGCGGTCTGCGCCCGCATCACTATTGTCTGCCGGTACTGAAACGCGAGAAGCATCGGCGAGCCTTGCTGCGCGCCGCGACCAGCGGCAACCCGAAGTTCTTTCTTGGCAGCGACAGCGCGCCGCACGGCTTGCGGGCAAAGGAATCTGATTGCGGCTGCGCGGGGATTTACACGGCATTCGCCGCGATTGAGCTGTACGCGGAAGTTTTCGCAGCGGCTGACGCGCTGGACCGTCTTGAAGGTTTCGCCAGCTTTTTTGGCGCTGATTTTTATCGGTTGCCGCGCAACGCCGAACAAATTACGCTGATTGACGAAAGCTGGGAAGTGCCGCGGCAGTTGCCGTTCGGCGATGAAACGCTGGCGCCGCTACGAGCCGGCCGCAGCATAGGCTGGCGGCTCGCTTCGACTGAAAATCCCGGCTCAGCGATGCAGCGCCGGAGAACTTGAATAGGGGCTCGGGCAGTAACGTAAAACTCAGGCGATAACTTCCAGGGTGATGCGTTCGAAATCGCTGCCTTTTTCCAGCACGGCGCCCAGTCTCACCCGCATCGAACGACCAGTGTAAAGCTCCAGCGTCTGTCCTGACGCCATCATGCCGAGCGGCAGCAGCAGGCTGGCAGGAGTGTGCATAGTCGGAATCTCGGCAAGCAGCAAGGCCTGCGTAAAGCGATGCCCTGCGCCATCCGCGCGAATCGCAACGGCGAGCGGCGCGCCGGCGAGAATACGTACGCCGAGATGCAACTGCATGGCGCTGTCGTGGCGCAGCCATTGAACCGCGCCGATTGCAAACGCGCCTACACCGGCCGAGCGCACCGCGATCAATTGATCATGCGCGATGCGCATGGCGCTGTCTTCGTTACGAAACAGTCCGTAGCCGGCCGCGCTTTCGTTGAACAGGCGCCAGCGCTCGCATGCAAAACCGAGTTGCGCGGCCTGCGCTTCTATGGTCTGGCCGCGAATATGGCCGAACACCTGCAGATCGTGATGCTCCTGGACCGAATAGCCGCGCGGATGATCAGGCGGCGCGAAAATCCGTTCGCCTACATAGTAATGAATGGCCGCGATGCCGGTGCAAACTTCGGCCTGGTCGGACGTTTCGCGGCGCGGGAAAGACCGGGTATGTCCGCTGCCGCACCATTGGTTGTGCAGCATGGTCAAAAGTGCTGCGATCGTCTGCTCGGCGCCGTCATCGCCCAGGTCGAGTTCCGCCGGCGAATGTCCTTCGCGCATCAATGCGATGCGCTTGCGTACGCTTTTGCTCAGCGATTTCACGCTCAGATAACGCAGGCTGCGTCCGCTTGGTGCGATGCCGATGTGCTGCGCGCCGCTGCGGCCTGCGATATCCACGGCCAGCTTGTGGTCTTCGTCGTCATCGCCGTACGCGGCGACGAGCCTTACCTTTTTGCTCCAGCGATCGAGCCAGCGATCGAGCAGCGCCGTCTGTTTCTGGTTGAGCCCATATGGGTTGGCCAGATCAGCCAGCAATGCGTGCGCATAGCGCGCGCTGCAGGTACTCGTCTGGTCGTCGCGATCCAGTTTATCGCGTACCTTGCGCGTGGCAAAACCCTGCTCCTCGGCATATTCATACAACTCATGCAGATCCTGCCAGAACGCCGCATCAACCTGGCGGTAGACACTGTGTATTTCAGCAGCCTGGCGAACCAGATAGTAAAGACAGCGCTGGCAAATCAGCGGAGCGTGTTCGGCGATTTCCCGATTGCCGTCATCGAAGGCTTTGAGGCAGCGCCGGTATGCGCCGCTCATCAGCCGCCACAGCACCAGGGCATCGGCCCACTGAGACTGTTCGGCGTTCGTCAGCGGAAACGCTTTGCCCGCCCATATCTTTCGGTATTGGTCCTGGACGAATGCGACAGGCTCACGCAGCAGTTCGAGAATCTTCAGGCGTTCGAGCCCCGAAAGCTGCGCTTCCTGCTGCTTTGCGAGCTGCGCACTGATTTCGCGATGGGCAAGCTGCGCATTGGTCAATGCCAACGCCGAAAGCCAGCGCTTGCAGCTGCGCGCGTCATGGAACAACAGGCCGTCTTCAGTGGCCGACAACGTGGTCTGCATTCAGTCGCTCCAACCGGTCTGCGAGATTGCGCCTGGCACGGCAACGCGCAGGCGAGTCGCCAGATCCGGCAAGGCGACGCGGGTACTCGCGCGGCGACGATCGCTCCATACCGGAGAGGGAAAGTGTGCGTCGTCGACATAGCGCGGGATCACGTGCCAGTGCAGATGCGGGGTCAGGTTGCCCAGGCTGGCGAGATTGATCTTGTCCGGAGCCAGTGTCGACCGGATTGCCTGTTCGACGGCGAAGACTATGTCCATCATCTGGCGGCGCTGGTCTGCAGATAAATCGCTCATTTCCTTCACATGGGAATTCCAGATCACGCGGCAAAAACCCGGATAGTCGGCGTCAGAAACCTGCACGACGCGGCAGTAGCGGTTTCGCCACAGCAATTCGCCGCCATTCAATTCACATAACTCGCAATCCATAACCACGGCGATAGTAAGACATGGCTTGTCGCCCGGGCAACCGCGACCGATGAGCGGGACCAATCACATTACAAGCGGCAGCATGCTTAGGGGCAGAAGCGGGCGCCCGGAGCAATCAGGGTGTTCGTGTATCATTCCCACGCGCCTACGCCCTGGTTGCGCGCCCTGATTCTGTCTTCGCGCTTTCATTCGATTCCACCGCTCTTGATGAGCAAGCTTACCGCGCCCGGCTTATGCATATCGTAGTCAACACCCGGCTCATGATGAAGGACAGGCTCGACGGGATCGGCTGGTTTTCCTATGAAACCCTGCGGCGCATTACCGCGGGCCATCTTGAACACCACTTCACTTTCGTGTTCGATCGCCCTGCCGCTGCCGAATTCGTTTTTTCCGATAATGTGCGCCACGTCGTGTTGCCGCCGCACGCCGGACGCCCGCTGTTGACGCGGGTCTGGTTAGACGTTTCCCTGTACGCGTTCCTGCTGCGCGCCAAACCTGATCTCTTGATCAGCCCCGATGGCGCGCTGCCGATCCACAGCAAAGTGCCCGCGCTCGCAGTCATACACGATATCAATTTCGCTCACCGCCCGGCCGATCTGCCTTTTTCTAGCCGTCAATATTACAACCGCATGTTCCCGCGCTACGCACGCAAGGCCGCACGCATCGCCACGGTCTCGGCCTATTCGAAAGCCGACATTGCCGAAACCTATGGCATTCCCGCGGAAAAAATCGATGTCGTGTACAACGGCTGCAACACAGGCTATCAGCCCGTCGGCGAAGCGACGCGGCGTGAAGTGAAGGCGAGATACACGGAGGGCTGCGACTACTTCGTTTTTGTCGGTTCGCTGCATCCGCGCAAAAATATCAACGGTCTGGTGCAGGCTTTCGATCGATTCAAAAGCGCATCGGGCTCGACGCTCAAGCTGCTGATCGTCGGCGCTAGTTACTGGAGCGACGCCGCCTCGGAAGTCAAATTCGGCCAGCTGCGGCACAAAGACGATGTGATTTTTACCGGCCGGCTGGCGCAGCAGGAATTGTTCTCCGTTTTCGCATCCGCGCTGGCAATGACCTACGTGCCTTTTTTCGAGGGATTCGGCATACCGCTTCTGGAAGCGATGAGCTGCGACGTGCCGGTAGTGACTTCGGCCGCAACGTCGATGCCCGAGATAGCCGGCGATGCGGCACTACTCGTCGATCCGGATTCCATCGAAGCGATTGCGGCGGCAATGCAGCGCATCGCTGGCGACGCTGCGCTGCGCTGCGCGTTGATCGAAAAAGGCAGGATACGAAGACAGCACTTTTCGTGGGACAGCACCGCGCAGCGCTTGTGGCAGGCCGCGGAAAAAGTGCTCGCGGCGCGCTGAACGCGGCAGCGCCAGCGAAACGCGCGCCCTTGAAGTCCGCATCTTCGTCTACCTGAGCGCGCTGAACAGCTTTTTGACCAGCGCACTGCCGGCATGGACAGGATTTGCGCGCAGGGCTTTTTCTTCTTCGGCCATCATCAGATACAGGCCATCGAGCGCCTTGCGCGTCACGTAGTTTTCGAGCTTCGCATCTTCGCCTTTAACCAGGCCGAACCTGGACCCGGTCGCGGCAAATTCGTTGTATTGCTCGGCGAGCCCGACCTTCTGCGTCGACTGCTTGACGATGGGCAGGAACTTCGTCGTCAGCGGCGCTTCCGTGGTTTTGCGGAAATACTGGGTGGCCGCGTTGTCGCCGCCGGTCAGTATGCCTTTGGCATCGTCGACGCTCATTTTCTTGACAGAATCCAGCAGCAGCGCCTTGGCTTCCGGGACCGCCGCTTCCGCCGCGCGGTTCATCGCCGTTACCAACTCGTCGGCCTGCTTGCCCATGCCGAAAGTGCGCATCGCCTTCTCGGCTTTTTGCAAGGTAGCGGGCAGCGGAATCTTGACCTTGGGATCGCCGAGGAAGCCATTTTCCTGGCCAAGCTTGCCGACAGCGGCGGACGCGCCCTGGTTGAGCGCATCCTTGAGACCAGTAACCATATCGGTATTGGTGAAGCTGCCGAGATCGGCGGCATGGGAAACCGCGACGAACACCAGCCCGACCAGTGCGGCAAGAGTTTTTTTCATGGCTTCTCCTGGAAAATTATTTGCGCGGCATCAAATCGGTAATGCTGCCGGCCGCGATCTCAGCTGCAAAAAAAATCGTTTCCGACAAGGTCGGATGCGGATGTATGGTCAGCGCCAGATCTTCGATATCGGCTCCCATTTCGAGCGCCAGCACCGTCTCCGCGATTAGCTCGCCGGCATTCGGTCCGACGATGCCTGCGCCCAGCAATTTGCGCGAACCGCGATCGAACAGCAGCTTGGTCATCCCCTCGGAGCGATCCTGGGCAAGGGCTCGACCGCTTGCCGCCCATGGAAATACGGCTGAGTCGAAGGATGTCTCATTATTTCCCGAAGCGGCATTCGCCTTCGCCG
The sequence above is a segment of the Burkholderiales bacterium genome. Coding sequences within it:
- the pal gene encoding peptidoglycan-associated lipoprotein Pal, translated to MKNLLVSTLLVGMLGACASQDVKEEPKAPIDDRTAATQGATDPGASQTQPSEQDKLDSRALGANALKDPNSPLSKRTIYYEFDSAAIKDEFRPLIQAHAKYLADQRSARMTVHGHTDERGSREYNLALGQRRAEGVKKAMSVLGASDNQIDTVSYGEEQAAVTGSDESSWAKNRRAAIIYQGE
- the queC gene encoding 7-cyano-7-deazaguanine synthase QueC, with amino-acid sequence MKKAVVLLSGGLDSAVTLAIARRDGYQCFALSVDYGQRHRAELTAAANIARSLGAHEHRLARLDLSMFGGSALTDPAIAVPSASEKSAAAGIPLTYVPARNTIFLSLALAWAEVLHSEAIFIGANAIDYSGYPDCRPEFIAAFQAMAKLATKAAVEGCPTIIYTPLIALTKAQIVLQGLALGVDFSETVSCYQADLRGLACGICDACRLRRAGFAAAAIADPTRYIVSLVE
- the queE gene encoding 7-carboxy-7-deazaguanine synthase QueE codes for the protein MEALEKFHPLEAAFHSDARSLLSLPLRITEIFHSLQGETSRTGLPTVFIRLTGCPLRCAWCDTEYAFYGGETLPISAVLEQIRSHQTHFITVTGGEPLAQKNCLPLLRVLSDEGYSISLETSGALDIAAVDARVSKIVDIKTPGSGECAKNRWDNLAHLNRHDEIKFVLSDEADYAWARQILRERALADICPVLFAPVWKTLAPATLAEWILHDRLPVRMQLQLHKILWGEKRGV
- the tolB gene encoding Tol-Pal system protein TolB encodes the protein MTNTVSSFSTRALLQALLLFTLALAPLTARAQLTIEIVGGGVTQIPVAIVPFAGEQALPQSITEVVAADLLRSGLFKTVPVSGVTPLPAQPQDINFQEWQGRGADAVVIGGVSPRGDGKFEVRFHLMDALKHNQLAAFTYTIPPTQARLTAHRIADVIYEKLTGDQGVFSTKIAYVSKQDGKYRLQVADADGFGAETVVTSNEPLISASWSPDGTRLAYVSFERKKPIIFLQSLLTGKRSVLANFKGINSAPSWSPDGRKLAIVLTKDGNSQLYSIDPDGSGLQRLTSSSGIDTEPSWSPDGRSIIFTSDRGGSPQIYRMPAGGGPAERLTFEGNYNVSPHFSPDGRSFAFVQRNEGRFNIAVQDLTSRQSQLLTETRLDESPSFAPNGKILLYASEVNGRGILAAVSSDGRVKQRLTIESGDVREPAWGPFLRNK
- a CDS encoding glycosyltransferase family 4 protein, with protein sequence MHIVVNTRLMMKDRLDGIGWFSYETLRRITAGHLEHHFTFVFDRPAAAEFVFSDNVRHVVLPPHAGRPLLTRVWLDVSLYAFLLRAKPDLLISPDGALPIHSKVPALAVIHDINFAHRPADLPFSSRQYYNRMFPRYARKAARIATVSAYSKADIAETYGIPAEKIDVVYNGCNTGYQPVGEATRREVKARYTEGCDYFVFVGSLHPRKNINGLVQAFDRFKSASGSTLKLLIVGASYWSDAASEVKFGQLRHKDDVIFTGRLAQQELFSVFASALAMTYVPFFEGFGIPLLEAMSCDVPVVTSAATSMPEIAGDAALLVDPDSIEAIAAAMQRIAGDAALRCALIEKGRIRRQHFSWDSTAQRLWQAAEKVLAAR
- a CDS encoding DUF4197 domain-containing protein, which gives rise to MKKTLAALVGLVFVAVSHAADLGSFTNTDMVTGLKDALNQGASAAVGKLGQENGFLGDPKVKIPLPATLQKAEKAMRTFGMGKQADELVTAMNRAAEAAVPEAKALLLDSVKKMSVDDAKGILTGGDNAATQYFRKTTEAPLTTKFLPIVKQSTQKVGLAEQYNEFAATGSRFGLVKGEDAKLENYVTRKALDGLYLMMAEEEKALRANPVHAGSALVKKLFSALR
- a CDS encoding HIT family protein, which translates into the protein MDCELCELNGGELLWRNRYCRVVQVSDADYPGFCRVIWNSHVKEMSDLSADQRRQMMDIVFAVEQAIRSTLAPDKINLASLGNLTPHLHWHVIPRYVDDAHFPSPVWSDRRRASTRVALPDLATRLRVAVPGAISQTGWSD
- the ybgF gene encoding tol-pal system protein YbgF, coding for MRQLFIRASSSQERIFKRASIAVALFGALGMLACNPSAAALFSDDEARQALNEQAKQLVKLQTEKQALEARVLKLEEILRSQGLLDLLTQIDALNAEISKLRGQTEVHGYSLDAAQKRQKDFYVDLDSRLRRLEQQAAGGGSEAPGAASSPRSDGPPSEDDAATPGRDAPADKSSSGKSGAAGLAFSSGAAVADSSRASSSAGSTTGQPAKPPGDSPTAAGDRSADGAAADSGKTSEASVYDNAYALFKRGDYAGAVGGFQNFLRLHPNSPLAPNAQYWIGNAQFAQRDFAGAIASQKKLLANYPRSQKAADAMLNIANAQAEMGDAAAAKTTLQDVIGSYPSSEAGAKAKRRLSSLK
- the pyrC gene encoding dihydroorotase, with the translated sequence MNRVTITRPDDWHLHLRDGSAMASVLPATAARFARAIVMPNLAPPITTTDLALAYRSRILAALPGGVSFEPLMTLYLTDTTSAAEIGEAKRSGVVHGIKLYPRGATTNSASGVAAIENCREALAAMEQHDLPLLVHGEVDDPDVDVFDRESVFLDRVLAPLLRRYPELRVVLEHLTTADAVEFIEQARSGVAATITAHHLLLNRNALFSGGLRPHHYCLPVLKREKHRRALLRAATSGNPKFFLGSDSAPHGLRAKESDCGCAGIYTAFAAIELYAEVFAAADALDRLEGFASFFGADFYRLPRNAEQITLIDESWEVPRQLPFGDETLAPLRAGRSIGWRLASTENPGSAMQRRRT